One region of Bactrocera neohumeralis isolate Rockhampton chromosome 5, APGP_CSIRO_Bneo_wtdbg2-racon-allhic-juicebox.fasta_v2, whole genome shotgun sequence genomic DNA includes:
- the LOC126760099 gene encoding odorant receptor 7a-like codes for MRSFFDLYYGRGSKEFETNESFQLLFWCWALIGVKPLKPYGFFRLLQMAICWICLLASPLVFVVGFTQVMQSSSMTVILTTLQATINVMALPLKVIVTAFYLDRLRSVEPIFKSLNARYQSPQARFAIRDNVLQSARLFITVLASYFGYATISWLSSIFTHTQPLNVWLPLVDWIPHPTTQYWLHFLIEVLYVYFLLLSQCLSDLYPAIYIKALRTHITLLAERVSRLGANSNLTNEDNYQELIDCVRSHQEILQISKTVGSVLSITIFMQFTIAAAVLCICMLNLFIFADANHRVITIVYYLCVLMQTLLTCYQASMLEADCANLPNAIFHCNWLALDKRSRHLLIYFLHRSQKEISFVAVKMFRINLGTNLSIAKFSFTLYTFMNKMGVGENIKHQFE; via the exons ATGCGTTCTTTCTTCGACTTATATTATGGACGTGGTAGTAAAGAATTCGAGACAAATGAATCGTTTCAGTTGCTGTTTTGGTGCTGGGCACTAATTGGCGTGAAACCATTGAAACCCTATGGTTTCTTTCGCTTATTGCAAATGGCGATCTGCTGGATTTGTCTGCTTGCGAGCCCTCTGGTTTTCGTTGTTGGCTTCACACAAGTTATGCAAAGTTCATCTATGACTGTTATACTGACTACTCTACAAGCGACAATCAATGTGATGGCTCTACCGCTGAAAGTGATCGTTACGGCCTTTTACTTAGATCGTCTACGTAGTGTCGAACCGATTTTCAAAAGTTTGAATGCACGCTATCAGAGTCCACAGGCACGTTTCGCAATAAGAGACAACGTTCTCCAATCGGCACGCTTATTTATAACGGTTCTGGCTTCATATTTCGGTTATGCCACAATTTCTTGGCTATCATCAATTTTTACACACACTCAACCGCTAAACGTATGGCTCCCACTTGTTGACTGGATTCCACATCCTACTACACAGTATTGGCTGCATTTTCTCATCGAGGTGCTGTACGTATACTTCCTGCTGTTAAGCCAGTGTCTGAGCGATCTCTATCCGGCTATTTACATCAAAGCCTTACGTACACACATTACTCTGCTTGCGGAGCGCGTCAGCAGGTTGGGAGCGAATTCGAATCTCACCAACGAGGACAATTATCAGGAATTAATTGATTGTGTGCGCTCGCACCAAGAAATATTGCA AATTTCTAAGACTGTCGGCTCTGTTCTCTCTATCACCATCTTTATGCAGTTCACAATAGCCGCCGCTGTACTCTGTATCTGTATGCTtaatctttttatatttgccgaCGCGAATCATCGGGTAATTACGATTGTCTATTACCTTTGTGTACTGATGCAAACCTTACTCACTTGCTATCAGGCGTCGATGCTCGAAGCCGACTGCGCAAACTTGCCGAATGCGATCTTCCATTGCAATTGGTTGGCTTTGGATAAACGTTCGCGTCATCTGTTGATATACTTTCTGCATCGCTCTCAGAAGGAAATCTCTTTCGTAGCCGTTAAGATGTTTCGAATTAACTTAGGCACTAATTTGTCG ATCGCCAAATTCTCATTTACTTTATATACCTTCATGAACAAAATGGGCGTTGGCGAGAATATAAAACATCAGTTTGAATAA